A genomic segment from Polyangium mundeleinium encodes:
- a CDS encoding GtrA family protein gives MSVLSDWFTGSLSAALRIWTAAAPALLLIAYALIGLAAYVVRTLAWGRFHDEEADGRGLGGLTTARARHFFAWLMRPLWQGLAAAGVPPNAITTLAVGLAAGGGVAIAAGRFALGGWLYVSAGALDYLDGRVARATGQASPSGAALDSVLDRYCESAVLVGLAWYYRESWVLLPCLLALTGSLFVPYVRARGEALGATMKDVGFMQRAERILVLGLSVALSPILEAVVSPEDPRPPHWIAAAGVTLIALTSHATAFQRLAFLVRALSGSLPRDDRRSLPRTIAVSALATALDFAVVQMLMIGTGAPPPLATGVGCVAGGIVAFTLSRVWAFEAEAGPRGSQAMRFLFVSGSSAALNAGGVAVLLFLPAMNDRLAWVLTRLVVFVTWNYPLLRDHVFALGPAANDANDEVPLSDPRERDVSRA, from the coding sequence ATGAGCGTGCTCTCCGACTGGTTCACCGGCAGTCTCTCGGCCGCCCTGCGCATCTGGACCGCGGCCGCGCCCGCGCTGCTCCTCATCGCGTACGCGTTGATCGGCCTCGCCGCTTATGTGGTGCGCACCCTGGCCTGGGGCCGCTTCCACGACGAGGAGGCCGACGGGCGTGGGCTCGGCGGGCTGACCACTGCGCGCGCGCGCCACTTCTTCGCCTGGCTGATGCGTCCGCTCTGGCAGGGGCTGGCTGCCGCGGGGGTGCCTCCCAATGCCATCACCACGCTGGCGGTGGGCCTCGCGGCGGGCGGCGGGGTCGCCATTGCGGCGGGACGCTTCGCGCTGGGCGGGTGGCTCTACGTCAGCGCGGGCGCGCTCGATTATCTGGACGGGCGGGTCGCGCGCGCCACCGGGCAGGCCTCGCCGAGCGGCGCCGCGCTCGACTCGGTGCTCGATCGTTATTGCGAGTCGGCCGTGCTCGTGGGCCTCGCCTGGTATTACCGCGAGAGCTGGGTGCTCCTGCCCTGCCTGCTCGCGCTCACCGGCTCGCTCTTCGTCCCTTATGTGCGCGCCCGCGGCGAGGCGCTCGGCGCCACCATGAAGGACGTGGGCTTCATGCAGCGCGCGGAGCGTATCCTCGTGCTCGGCCTCTCCGTCGCGCTCAGCCCCATTCTGGAGGCCGTCGTCTCGCCGGAGGACCCGCGCCCGCCGCATTGGATCGCGGCCGCCGGCGTCACCCTCATCGCGCTCACGTCACACGCGACCGCATTCCAGCGGCTCGCGTTCCTGGTCCGCGCGTTGAGCGGCAGCTTGCCACGCGACGACCGCCGGTCGTTGCCCCGGACCATTGCCGTGAGCGCGCTCGCCACGGCGCTCGATTTTGCCGTTGTGCAGATGCTCATGATCGGGACCGGCGCGCCGCCGCCGCTCGCCACGGGCGTGGGCTGCGTGGCGGGTGGGATCGTGGCCTTCACGCTCTCGCGCGTGTGGGCCTTCGAGGCCGAGGCCGGCCCGCGCGGAAGCCAGGCCATGCGCTTCCTGTTCGTCTCCGGATCGAGCGCCGCCCTCAATGCGGGCGGCGTCGCCGTGCTCCTCTTCTTGCCTGCCATGAACGACCGCCTCGCCTGGGTCCTCACCCGCCTCGTCGTGTTCGTCACCTGGAACTACCCTCTGCTCCGCGACCACGTGTTCGCGCTCGGGCCCGCCGCGAACGACGCGAACGACGAGGTCCCCCTGAGCGACCCGAGGGAGCGTGATGTCAGCCGCGCCTGA
- a CDS encoding efflux RND transporter permease subunit encodes MSAAPDHHGDARLGPVPAAIRAVLARVAVAAFRHAGLAIVLVALAAALGTWSAGRLKLDPDITQLLPPSYPSVQGIEALRKRFGGVGYVVLLVEGGDQAARRRFADEITPRLEKLETVQYVDHRFPAEFFEDRALYFADQPDLATLRDRLAARQRWEIERSYIDIDDEQPPPVDVADFEAKYKKRLEDTGGARRGPYHEDETGKTLAVLVRPTRLASDLTFAKQVVADVKRVLQEAQPTAYAPDLRVELTGRYPKRVDLQAVLGRDLALTSSLALGLVIAYLAFHFRRVLAIGLVLAPLYAGLALAYGAAGALFGTLNILTAFIGAILVGIGMDHGVHLLGRYEEERRAGAAEEEAIRRAFGEAGRVSLAAALTTAAAFGCLTWTDFRAFREFGLLAALGTLFVLLAYVTLLPALLGVLARHAPRLSPVRAGVELPGVRFMHRAAPVLFWGLLVACGLALTQLPRARFDADFSHLDDADLPSFRRDREVNALLGRSQTPMVVLARSEAEAREVSAAVRARMDALGPDASIGLIATRADLLPTDQEAKRPLLRDIARITSRIRPESLDADTRGRLERLQRMAAAEPFGPPDLPPALRHTFEPHPGADPVHFVLLYPTVSMGEAAGIKRLAAQLRRIDLPGGEALAAAGEPMVLADVLETIERDAPRILVATGVFVLIVLYITLGRFRLALLALAPAVLCLAVTIALLPVFGAQLNYLNMIVLPILLGISVDDGAHLLARVDAGESLEKVWQHTGWDVTGAILTDGFGFGVLALATHPGLASVGTLSLLGLGVNLVACVVLLPAGLALLHAWKARPRAAERASEPSTAPPPQADS; translated from the coding sequence ATGTCAGCCGCGCCTGATCACCACGGCGACGCGCGCCTCGGCCCCGTGCCCGCCGCCATCCGCGCGGTCCTCGCGCGCGTGGCGGTCGCCGCGTTTCGGCACGCCGGCCTCGCCATCGTGCTTGTGGCCCTCGCCGCCGCGCTGGGCACCTGGTCCGCCGGCCGGCTCAAGCTCGATCCCGACATCACCCAGCTCCTGCCGCCCAGTTACCCGAGCGTGCAGGGCATCGAGGCGCTGCGGAAGCGCTTCGGCGGGGTGGGGTACGTGGTGCTCCTCGTCGAGGGCGGGGACCAGGCCGCGCGACGGCGCTTCGCGGACGAGATCACGCCCCGCCTCGAAAAGCTCGAGACGGTGCAGTACGTCGACCACCGCTTCCCGGCGGAGTTTTTCGAAGATCGCGCCCTCTACTTCGCGGACCAGCCCGACCTCGCCACGCTTCGGGATCGCCTCGCTGCGCGCCAGCGCTGGGAGATCGAGCGCTCCTACATCGACATCGACGACGAACAGCCGCCCCCGGTCGACGTCGCGGACTTCGAAGCCAAGTACAAGAAGCGCCTCGAAGACACCGGCGGCGCGCGGCGCGGGCCGTACCACGAGGACGAGACCGGCAAGACCCTGGCCGTCCTCGTCCGCCCGACCCGGCTGGCCTCCGACCTCACGTTCGCGAAGCAGGTCGTCGCGGACGTGAAGCGCGTGCTCCAGGAGGCGCAGCCCACGGCCTACGCGCCGGATCTCCGCGTCGAGCTCACCGGCCGCTACCCGAAGCGCGTCGACCTCCAGGCGGTGCTCGGGCGCGACCTCGCGCTGACGTCCTCGCTCGCGCTTGGCCTCGTCATCGCCTACCTGGCCTTCCATTTTCGGCGCGTGCTCGCCATCGGCCTGGTGCTCGCGCCACTCTACGCGGGCCTCGCGCTCGCATACGGCGCCGCGGGCGCGCTCTTCGGGACGCTCAACATCCTGACCGCCTTCATCGGCGCCATCCTCGTCGGCATCGGCATGGACCACGGCGTCCACCTCCTCGGCCGCTACGAGGAGGAGCGACGCGCCGGCGCAGCCGAGGAGGAGGCGATCCGTCGCGCCTTCGGCGAAGCGGGCCGCGTCTCGCTCGCCGCCGCGCTGACCACTGCTGCGGCGTTCGGCTGCCTCACCTGGACGGACTTCCGCGCCTTCCGCGAGTTCGGCCTGCTCGCCGCGCTCGGCACGCTGTTTGTCCTGCTCGCGTACGTCACGCTGCTCCCCGCGCTGCTCGGCGTGCTCGCGCGCCACGCGCCACGCCTCTCGCCCGTGCGCGCCGGCGTGGAGCTCCCCGGCGTGCGCTTCATGCACCGCGCGGCCCCGGTGCTCTTTTGGGGCCTCCTCGTCGCGTGTGGCCTTGCGCTCACCCAGCTCCCCCGCGCCCGTTTCGACGCCGACTTCTCCCACCTCGACGACGCCGACCTGCCGAGCTTCCGCCGCGACCGCGAGGTCAACGCGCTGCTCGGCCGCTCGCAGACCCCGATGGTCGTGCTCGCCCGCAGCGAGGCCGAGGCGCGCGAGGTCTCTGCCGCTGTGCGCGCGCGCATGGACGCGCTCGGCCCCGACGCCTCCATCGGCCTGATCGCCACGCGCGCCGATCTGCTCCCGACCGACCAGGAAGCGAAGCGCCCGCTCCTGCGCGACATCGCCCGAATCACGTCCCGGATTCGCCCCGAGAGCCTCGACGCGGACACGCGCGGTCGGCTCGAACGGCTTCAGCGCATGGCCGCGGCCGAGCCCTTCGGCCCTCCCGACCTGCCGCCCGCGCTGCGCCACACCTTCGAGCCCCACCCCGGCGCCGACCCCGTGCACTTCGTCCTGCTCTACCCGACGGTGAGCATGGGCGAAGCCGCCGGGATCAAGCGGCTCGCGGCGCAGCTCCGTCGCATCGATCTGCCTGGGGGCGAGGCGCTCGCGGCCGCCGGCGAACCGATGGTGCTCGCCGACGTGCTCGAGACGATCGAGCGCGACGCACCGCGCATCCTCGTGGCCACCGGCGTGTTTGTCCTGATCGTCCTTTACATCACGCTCGGCCGCTTTCGGCTCGCGCTGCTCGCGCTTGCGCCGGCCGTCCTCTGTCTCGCGGTGACGATCGCGCTGCTCCCCGTCTTCGGCGCCCAGCTAAATTATCTGAACATGATCGTGCTGCCGATCCTTCTCGGGATCAGCGTGGACGACGGCGCGCACCTGCTCGCGCGTGTGGACGCGGGCGAGTCGCTCGAAAAAGTGTGGCAACACACGGGCTGGGATGTCACCGGCGCCATTCTCACCGACGGCTTTGGCTTCGGCGTGCTCGCGCTGGCGACGCACCCAGGCCTGGCAAGCGTCGGCACGCTGTCGCTGCTCGGCCTTGGCGTGAACCTCGTCGCCTGTGTCGTCCTGCTCCCGGCCGGGCTCGCCCTGTTGCATGCCTGGAAAGCACGGCCTCGCGCAGCCGAACGTGCATCCGAGCCTTCGACGGCGCCGCCCCCGCAAGCCGACTCCTGA
- a CDS encoding sensor histidine kinase: MSVPEPELSRGAPSASDSPPYVYFFGWKRFVATTAVILAIFFWPLTPSDPQRNNTANLLFLTTGVPALLLALSGVFHWATRRRLSSAKTLLVSLAVASIAGTMLIVGFWFVQQWLHIPPPAGQPPATYPRVIRFGITFGLFICAIWALAFLYPFATEDARRRAFEAEKLKLEADRLRTAGELVRLRAQLEPHFLLNTLNAIAGLVTQDPREARRLLACLADLLRDALHDVDEMRTLREEIAWLQRYAEILESRHAGMLRFQWDIADRATDVLLPPLLLQPLVENAVKHGALRRDGGGEVRVCAAITESGDGALRRLVCTVEDNGPGIPAKPTRSGALGLHAVRRRMELKYTDASLQIESSAEGTRCTVELPCVLLHAPRTMGATLEVSR; encoded by the coding sequence ATGAGCGTTCCCGAGCCCGAGCTGTCCAGAGGCGCGCCTTCCGCGAGTGATTCGCCCCCCTATGTGTATTTCTTCGGCTGGAAGCGCTTCGTGGCGACGACGGCCGTCATCCTGGCCATCTTCTTTTGGCCCCTCACGCCCTCCGACCCACAACGAAACAACACGGCCAACCTGCTTTTCTTGACGACGGGCGTGCCTGCGCTCCTGCTCGCGCTCTCGGGGGTCTTCCACTGGGCCACGCGCCGGCGCCTCAGCTCGGCGAAGACCCTGCTCGTGAGCCTCGCCGTCGCCTCCATCGCGGGCACGATGCTCATCGTGGGCTTCTGGTTCGTGCAGCAGTGGTTGCATATCCCACCGCCCGCCGGGCAGCCCCCCGCGACGTATCCGCGCGTCATCCGGTTTGGTATCACGTTCGGCCTCTTCATTTGCGCCATATGGGCGCTGGCGTTCTTGTATCCCTTCGCCACGGAGGATGCCCGGCGGCGCGCGTTCGAGGCCGAGAAGCTCAAGCTCGAGGCCGACAGGCTGCGGACCGCGGGCGAGCTCGTCCGGCTGCGCGCGCAGCTCGAGCCCCATTTCCTGCTGAACACCCTCAACGCCATCGCGGGCCTCGTCACGCAGGATCCTCGCGAAGCCCGCCGCCTTCTCGCTTGCCTGGCCGACCTCCTGCGCGACGCGCTGCACGATGTCGACGAGATGCGTACGCTGAGGGAGGAGATCGCCTGGCTTCAACGGTATGCCGAAATCCTGGAATCGCGCCACGCCGGGATGCTGCGCTTCCAATGGGACATCGCGGATCGAGCGACCGATGTCCTCTTGCCCCCGCTGCTCCTGCAGCCGCTCGTGGAGAATGCCGTGAAGCATGGCGCCCTGCGACGAGATGGGGGCGGAGAGGTGCGGGTGTGCGCGGCGATCACGGAGAGCGGTGACGGGGCCTTGCGGCGCCTCGTCTGCACGGTCGAGGACAATGGCCCTGGCATACCGGCCAAGCCGACGCGCTCGGGGGCATTGGGTCTGCACGCGGTGCGCCGGCGCATGGAGCTCAAGTACACGGATGCGAGCTTGCAGATTGAATCGTCGGCCGAGGGGACACGATGCACCGTCGAGCTCCCCTGCGTCCTTCTGCACGCGCCGCGCACGATGGGCGCGACCCTGGAGGTTTCTCGATGA
- a CDS encoding LytR/AlgR family response regulator transcription factor — MNMVPTAGDAYRLRALVVEDEWPARNYLVELIEASGLAEVVGAVASLGEARQALQLAAGGPELDVVFVDIALTGSDDATGLDLVRASVHDPRRPMFVLATAFKEHAIEAFALGVDDYLLKPFTQERVDQCLRRLHARKRPSPAAGPLRIVARRGKNLVFLEPSEVWAFEAADRLTSVHTPHGTFDLDLSLASIEASFGRALTRVHRNWLVNAAYIKELERDGGDTRIFVGVGIGPERRGVCVPVSRDRAQSVRDMLLASATGLRRG, encoded by the coding sequence ATGAACATGGTTCCCACGGCGGGGGATGCCTACCGGCTCCGTGCGCTCGTCGTCGAGGACGAGTGGCCTGCCCGCAATTACCTGGTCGAGCTCATCGAAGCGTCGGGCCTCGCGGAGGTCGTCGGCGCCGTCGCCAGCTTGGGCGAGGCGCGACAGGCGCTGCAGCTCGCGGCGGGCGGACCCGAGCTGGATGTCGTCTTTGTGGACATCGCGCTCACCGGCAGCGACGACGCCACGGGGCTCGATCTGGTGCGCGCCTCGGTGCACGATCCCCGCCGGCCGATGTTCGTGCTGGCCACGGCATTCAAGGAGCATGCAATCGAGGCTTTCGCGCTGGGCGTCGACGATTACCTGCTCAAGCCCTTCACGCAGGAGCGCGTGGACCAATGCTTGCGCCGCCTCCACGCGCGCAAGCGCCCGTCGCCGGCCGCGGGCCCGCTGCGAATCGTCGCGCGCCGGGGCAAGAACCTCGTCTTCCTCGAGCCCAGCGAGGTATGGGCGTTCGAGGCCGCCGATCGGCTCACGTCCGTGCACACGCCCCACGGCACGTTCGACCTCGACCTCTCCTTGGCGTCGATCGAGGCGTCCTTCGGGCGAGCGCTCACGCGCGTCCACAGAAACTGGCTCGTCAATGCGGCTTACATCAAGGAGCTCGAGCGCGACGGAGGGGATACGCGCATATTCGTCGGCGTGGGCATCGGCCCCGAGCGGCGCGGCGTGTGCGTGCCCGTCTCGCGTGACCGCGCCCAATCCGTGCGCGATATGCTGCTCGCCAGCGCCACCGGCCTCCGCCGCGGCTGA
- a CDS encoding FAD-dependent monooxygenase, translating into MSRQRSALVVGLGVAGMASAIGLRRAGWQVTLIERAPQRRLGGYFIGLFGTGLSAAKRLGVMADLHTRTPKNAKTWDVTRAGDRHRINGFLEQPGDPQGVLRGDIEAALFENLGDVEVRYGTVPTAIVDVGGGAIVTTQNSQTGEVRDERFDLVVGADGVRSTVRRLVFGPHERYLKPLHAMICAFQLDKQVPYFPVNDGHRARRAGPLVVGVSVRGPPADRPLFLPHP; encoded by the coding sequence ATGAGCAGACAACGTTCAGCCTTGGTTGTCGGACTTGGCGTCGCCGGCATGGCATCGGCGATTGGACTGCGGAGAGCGGGATGGCAGGTGACCCTGATCGAGCGGGCGCCGCAACGTCGTCTCGGCGGCTATTTCATTGGACTCTTCGGCACGGGGTTGAGCGCCGCCAAGCGGCTCGGCGTCATGGCCGATCTCCACACGCGCACGCCCAAGAACGCAAAGACCTGGGACGTGACGCGCGCCGGCGACCGGCACAGGATCAATGGATTTCTCGAGCAACCGGGCGACCCGCAAGGCGTGCTCCGTGGTGACATCGAGGCCGCGTTGTTCGAGAACCTGGGCGACGTGGAGGTGCGCTACGGAACCGTGCCCACGGCCATCGTCGATGTCGGCGGCGGCGCGATCGTCACGACGCAGAACTCGCAGACGGGCGAAGTGCGGGACGAGCGATTCGACCTCGTCGTGGGCGCCGACGGGGTGCGCTCGACGGTGCGGCGCCTCGTCTTCGGCCCGCACGAGCGCTACCTGAAGCCGCTCCATGCGATGATCTGCGCGTTCCAGCTCGACAAACAGGTGCCGTACTTCCCGGTCAACGATGGGCATCGTGCTCGCCGAGCCGGGCCGCTCGTTGTGGGTGTTTCCGTTCGAGGACCGCCCGCCGACCGCCCTCTTTTCCTACCGCACCCGTGA
- a CDS encoding TetR/AcrR family transcriptional regulator yields the protein MPRIDAPTIAEHRDIIWKRLRDSLLEAIEEEGYASLSLAAVARRAGIARNTIYNYAPTKDALLVAVVKSEVEPFVAALVEACAGIDDPEDRLALVVRRQLAALVPGVRGLPIVNMTETLLPAEVSASLTACFAPVLTIVAGIVEQGIAAGVFRPVADVPRLVDMMVGVMVAARRAIVSGEPPDLIADETTEFLIGGLRGRKARGQAGQKLVSA from the coding sequence ATGCCCAGGATCGACGCGCCTACGATCGCCGAGCATCGGGACATCATCTGGAAACGGCTGCGTGACAGCTTGCTCGAGGCGATCGAAGAAGAAGGCTACGCGTCGTTGTCCCTCGCCGCCGTCGCGAGGCGCGCCGGAATCGCGCGGAATACGATCTACAACTACGCGCCCACGAAGGATGCACTGCTCGTCGCCGTCGTGAAGTCCGAAGTCGAGCCCTTCGTGGCCGCGCTCGTCGAGGCGTGCGCGGGGATCGACGACCCGGAAGACCGGCTCGCGCTCGTCGTTCGGCGCCAGTTGGCGGCCCTCGTCCCGGGCGTCCGCGGGCTCCCGATCGTCAACATGACGGAGACCCTGTTGCCCGCGGAGGTGAGCGCATCCCTCACCGCATGCTTCGCGCCCGTGCTCACGATCGTCGCAGGCATCGTGGAGCAAGGCATTGCAGCGGGCGTGTTCCGTCCCGTCGCCGATGTGCCGCGCCTCGTCGACATGATGGTCGGCGTCATGGTCGCTGCGCGCCGAGCAATCGTCTCGGGGGAGCCGCCGGACCTGATCGCGGACGAAACGACCGAGTTTTTGATCGGGGGCCTACGTGGACGCAAGGCCCGCGGCCAGGCCGGGCAGAAACTCGTCAGCGCCTAG
- a CDS encoding cytochrome P450, with amino-acid sequence MSTDSSEQVLDYPLRAPTAVDPPEEWAKLRQGCPVAHIRLPSGDKAMLVTRYDDVRQVLSDPRFTRNLAEEGAARITTNEGGSVFENKDAAELAGGEQHEKWRRFIMRWFTVKRISAMQQSIEAMAHQLIDKMVAKGPPADLVSELAFPLPVWVIAEILGISVDDRDKLAHWSNSMLTMTQFTQEEVDKAQMEFVHYLMGHIAKKRAEPGDDLLSDLIRAADQGEQINEKILLMTAQGILVAGHETTSNMIGKMMGMLLSDRRRWEQLVAEPSLIRSAVEEVLRFDANAGFGLPRFISEEIELSGTKVPSRSTIICSMAAANRDERAFERADEMVLNRSPNPHLTFGAGAHSCVGQALARTELQTVLSVLLRRLPSLDLAVAPSELPRREGLLVGGIEKVLVRW; translated from the coding sequence ATGAGCACTGATAGCAGCGAGCAGGTCTTGGATTATCCGTTGCGCGCCCCCACTGCCGTCGACCCGCCGGAGGAGTGGGCAAAGCTCCGCCAGGGTTGCCCGGTTGCCCATATTCGGCTGCCGAGCGGCGACAAGGCGATGCTGGTCACGCGTTATGACGACGTGCGCCAGGTGCTCTCGGATCCGCGGTTCACCCGCAACCTCGCTGAGGAAGGCGCGGCGAGGATCACGACGAACGAGGGCGGCAGCGTGTTCGAAAACAAGGACGCGGCCGAGCTCGCGGGCGGCGAGCAGCACGAGAAATGGCGGCGCTTCATCATGCGGTGGTTCACCGTCAAGCGCATCTCCGCCATGCAGCAGAGCATCGAGGCGATGGCCCATCAGCTCATCGACAAGATGGTCGCCAAAGGCCCGCCCGCCGACCTCGTGAGTGAGCTCGCCTTCCCCTTGCCGGTGTGGGTGATCGCCGAGATCCTGGGCATCTCTGTGGACGACCGAGACAAACTCGCCCACTGGTCCAATTCGATGCTCACCATGACGCAGTTCACCCAGGAGGAGGTCGACAAGGCCCAGATGGAGTTCGTCCATTACCTCATGGGCCACATCGCGAAGAAGCGCGCCGAGCCCGGGGATGATCTGCTCAGCGATCTGATCCGCGCCGCCGACCAGGGCGAGCAGATCAACGAAAAGATCCTCCTGATGACGGCGCAAGGCATCCTGGTGGCCGGGCACGAGACCACCTCGAACATGATCGGCAAGATGATGGGCATGCTGCTCTCGGATCGGAGGCGCTGGGAGCAACTCGTGGCCGAGCCCTCCCTCATCCGCAGCGCGGTGGAAGAGGTGCTGCGCTTCGACGCCAATGCGGGCTTCGGGCTGCCGCGCTTCATCAGCGAGGAGATCGAGCTCTCGGGCACGAAGGTGCCGAGTCGCTCGACGATCATTTGCAGCATGGCCGCGGCGAACCGGGACGAGCGGGCGTTCGAGCGGGCCGACGAGATGGTGCTGAACCGCTCGCCGAACCCGCACCTCACGTTCGGCGCGGGGGCCCATTCCTGCGTGGGTCAGGCGCTCGCGCGGACCGAGCTGCAGACGGTGCTGAGCGTGCTCCTGCGCCGTTTGCCCTCGCTCGATCTCGCAGTCGCGCCGAGCGAGTTGCCGCGCCGCGAGGGCTTGCTCGTCGGCGGAATCGAGAAGGTCCTGGTACGCTGGTGA
- a CDS encoding TetR/AcrR family transcriptional regulator, with protein MASSRMRHSQGSDTREVILDAAERLFAEHGVAAVSNRQVSEAAGQANNFAVGYHFGTKSDLVLAIVRRHVPFIERRREEMLAEIKGSSDLRDWLACLVRPTVDHIASLGNPSWFARFYAQVMTDPVLRKLVTDEMMGTPAMQKSIAGLERFMPIWPEGVLEERGDMCRHLVVHMCAERERALQAGSATPRATWDAAAEGLLDALVGLWTAPVTLTK; from the coding sequence ATGGCCAGCTCGAGAATGAGGCATTCGCAGGGGAGCGATACGCGAGAGGTCATCCTGGACGCGGCGGAGAGGCTCTTCGCCGAGCACGGGGTGGCGGCGGTCTCGAACCGCCAGGTGAGCGAGGCGGCCGGCCAGGCGAACAACTTCGCGGTCGGTTATCACTTCGGCACCAAGAGCGATCTGGTGCTCGCGATCGTGCGGCGGCATGTCCCATTCATCGAGCGGCGGCGGGAGGAGATGCTGGCGGAGATCAAGGGTTCGTCGGACCTGCGCGATTGGCTCGCGTGCCTCGTGCGGCCGACGGTCGACCATATCGCCTCGCTCGGGAACCCGAGCTGGTTCGCGCGTTTCTACGCGCAGGTCATGACGGACCCTGTTTTACGCAAGCTCGTGACGGACGAGATGATGGGCACGCCGGCCATGCAGAAGAGCATCGCGGGGCTCGAGCGGTTCATGCCGATCTGGCCCGAGGGCGTGCTGGAGGAGCGCGGCGACATGTGCCGGCACCTCGTCGTGCACATGTGCGCGGAGCGAGAGCGCGCGCTGCAAGCGGGAAGCGCCACGCCGCGGGCCACGTGGGACGCGGCGGCGGAAGGGCTCCTGGACGCGCTGGTCG